The stretch of DNA GGGGGTCGACGACGCGGTAATAAATAACGGCGTTGACCTTAACGGACACATTATCTCTGGAAATTACGTCCTGTGTGGGGACATCCAGTACGATGGTGCGCAGGTCGACACGCACCATTTGCTGAATGATCGGAACAATAACAATAAGTCCTGGGCCTTTGATTTTATGCAGTCGACCCAGCAAAAATACCACTGCTCTCTCGTATTCGCGAGTGACGTGGAATACATTTACCAAAATTAAGAAAATACCGCCGATCAGTGCCAATAGAAAATAGTTCATGCGTCCTCCTTTGCCTCCTTTAGTTCAGAATTCTGTGCTTGAATCTCCAGGTTCAGGCCACTCACTTTTACAATGCGGGCTCGATCGCCTGGCTTAAATAGTTCTTTGGAGTGAGCGTTCCAAAGTTCGCCATGTAGCCAGACTTTGCCCTGTCCCTGTTCATACTCTGCGACCTCAACGAGCTGGCCTAGCATTGCACTGGCACCGGTAACGCTTTGCTGATGGCGCGTTCGCATTAGCATTCGCGCAATTATCACTATGATGAGAAGGGATATCACGCCAAGCGCGGCTATCAGCGGCAGCGCTATTTGAAAGGCAGGCAGTTTTGTATCCATCAAAATCACCGAGCCAAAAATAAAAGCAATGACGCCACCGATACCTAACACACCGAAACTAGGGACAAAGGCTTCCGCTATCATCAGAGCGATGCCGAGCAGGAGTAGTCCCATCCCGGCATAACTGATGGGTAATACCTGAAATGCATAGAGCGCGACCAAAAGACAGATGGCTCCGGCAATGCCGGGGACGCCCATGCCAGGGTTGTAAAACTCCAAGATTAATCCGTAAATTCCAATCAACATTAGAATATAGGCGACATTTGGATCGGTTATCGTCGCCAAAAACTGGTTGCGCCAATCAGGGTCGAGATATTCTACTTGTGGCGTATCGATCACTAACTGCATCGGCTCGCCTTTGAGGTTAATGCTGCGGCCATTCAGCTGCTTGATTAAGTCATTCAAATCTTCGGCAATGAGGTCAATGACATTTTGTGCCAGTGCGTCGCTGGCAGTTAGACTTGCCGCCGAGCGTACCGCCTGTTCCGCCCATTCGATATTACGATTGTGTCGCTCGGCCAAGCCGCGAATGTAGGCGATGGCATCGTTAATCTGTTTGCGCTCTAGTGTGGTCAGCGAATCGCTGGGGGTTGTCTTGGTTTCGGGTTTGGCGTTATCTGTTTCTGGTGGTTCGGAGTCAGGGATGGGTTTCTTGGTGGGCGTGCCAGGCATGCCGGGAGCGCCAATCTGTATCGGTGTGGCCGCACCCAGATTAGTCGCTGGTGCCATCGCTGCAATATGAGAGGCATAAAGAATATAGGTGCCCGCGCTGGCCGCCCGCGCGCCATGGGGTGTCACGTAGGTGGCGACAGGGGCGTCTGATTCCAAGATGGCTTGGATGATACTGCGCATGGATTTGTCGAGGCCACCGGGAGTGTCCATCTGGATGACAATTAAATCCACTGCGTTGGACGCTGCAGTCGCAATGGAACGGCTTATATAATCGTTGGTAGCGGGGCCGATGGCTCCTTTTACGGTGAGCACCCGAATCTTATCGACGCTGTATTGAGCTGCATTGACAGGAATACAAAATAGTAGCGATAGCAACAGCAGGGTGGTGAATGTTTGCCATTGAGATGATGAGATTTTCATAATCCGTTGCTCTGTTGGCCTGTTAGAAAACTTACTCCTCTAGATCAACGGATGCAAATTTACTGATTGCAGGTTATTTGTCGTGGCCGTGCTGGATGGGTTCAATATCCGTTATTTTTTAAGCTTTGCTATTGTGTTTCGATTCTTAGCTGGTTTAGGCTAAAAAAGGAAACGCGGTGAAAATTCAACTGAAATCCCGCTATTACCGCAGAAAGTAAAGGAAATAAGTCGCTATTTTTAGAATCTTTGCTATTCCTAATTTTCAAGAAGTTTTTATTGTAAGCGCAGGTGCTGAAAGAATCGGCGTTCTGTCTTGATAGGTGTTTTGTTGAATTTAATTGATCCGCTGCGTAAAAGAAGAATTCTAATATATGGGTAAATCCTTAGTCATTGTCGAGTCTCCGGCAAAAGCAAAAACTATTAATAAATACTTGGGCAACCAGTTTGTGGTGAAATCCAGTATTGGTCATATTCGTGATTTACCGGTGAGCGGCAACGCCAAAAATAAACCGGTGGACGCTAAGGCGCGGGCTCAGGAGGCGGCTAAAACCCGTAAAATGGCACCGGCAGAGAAGGAGGAATACAAAAAACTCAAGGCGAAAACACAACTGATCGCCCGTATGGGGGTTGATCCGGAGCATGGCTGGAAAGCGCGCTATGAGATATTACCGGGCAAGGAAAAGGTTGTTAAAGAACTGAAAAAATTGGCAGAGGATGCCGATACTATCTATCTGGCGACGGATTTGGATAGAGAAGGAGAGGCTATCGCCTGGCATTTGCAGCAGGTTATCGGTGGCGATGAATCACGCTATAAGCGCGTGATATTCAATGAAATTACCAAAAATGCGATTCAAGAAGCATTCAAGGATCCAACCCAGTTAGATCTGGATCGAGTCAATGCGCAGCATGCCCGGCGCTATCTCGATCGCGTCGTTGGTTTTATGGTGTCGCCATTGTTGTGGGCGAAGATTGCCCGTGGTCTATCGGCAGGCCGAGTGCAATCGGTAGCGGTAAGACTGGTCGTGGAGCGGGAGCGCGAGATTCGCGCTTTTATTCCAGAGGAATACTGGGAGGTTCATGCGGATCTTAAGCCGCAGACCGATAATGCACTGCGTTTTCAGGTCACCAAGCAACAGGGTAAAGCTTTCCGGCCGACTAGCCAAGAGCAAACAGATGCGGCGCTGGCGCTACTGCAACAGGCCAGTTATAGCGTCGCGGAGCGACAGGACAAGCCAACCAGTTCCAAACCCGGTGCGCCTTTTATTACATCTACCTTACAGCAGGCAGCGAGCACCCGGCTGGGGTTTGGTGTGAAAAAAACCATGATGATGGCGCAGCGTCTGTATGAAGCGGGTTACATTACCTATATGCGTACTGACTCGACTAATCTTAGTGCGGATGCGGTTAGTGCTTGTCGAGATTATATTACCGATAGCTTTGGCAAAAAATATCTGACGGAAAAAGCGATTTCTTATAGCGCCAAAGAAGGCGCACAGGAAGCACATGAGGCAATTCGTCCTTCCGATGTGCAGGTCAAGGCAACGCAGTTAAGCGGGATGGAGCGGGACGCAGAGCGTCTGTATGAACTCATCTGGCGACAGTTTGTTGCCTGCCAAATGCCGAAAGCTGAGTTCTTAAGCTCAACCATTACGGTTAAAGCCAGCGAGTTCGAACTCAAAGTAAAGGGTCGTATCTTGAAGTTTGACGGTTATCTAAAAGTGATGCCGCTGAATAAAAGCGATGAGGACGTTGAGCTACCTGACTTAAAAGTTGGTAGTAACTTAAGTCTCGTTGAGTTGTTGCCGAAACAGCATTTTACTAAGCCGCCAGCGCGTTATAGCGAGGCTAGTTTGGTCAAAGAATTGGAAAAACGTGATATTGGTCGACCTTCCACCTATGCTGCAATTATCTCTACCATTCAGGATCGTGGTTATGTGTCGCAGCAGAACCGCCGTTTTTATGCCGAAAAAATGGGTGATATTGTGACCGACCGTTTGGTGGAAAATTTTGACCACCTGATGGATTATGGCTTTACCGCGCGCATGGAAGATTCCCTCGACGAAATTGCCAACGGTCAGAAGAATTGGCAGCAGGTATTGGATGATTTTTACCATGATTTTGTG from Pseudomonadales bacterium encodes:
- a CDS encoding nodulation protein NfeD yields the protein MKISSSQWQTFTTLLLLSLLFCIPVNAAQYSVDKIRVLTVKGAIGPATNDYISRSIATAASNAVDLIVIQMDTPGGLDKSMRSIIQAILESDAPVATYVTPHGARAASAGTYILYASHIAAMAPATNLGAATPIQIGAPGMPGTPTKKPIPDSEPPETDNAKPETKTTPSDSLTTLERKQINDAIAYIRGLAERHNRNIEWAEQAVRSAASLTASDALAQNVIDLIAEDLNDLIKQLNGRSINLKGEPMQLVIDTPQVEYLDPDWRNQFLATITDPNVAYILMLIGIYGLILEFYNPGMGVPGIAGAICLLVALYAFQVLPISYAGMGLLLLGIALMIAEAFVPSFGVLGIGGVIAFIFGSVILMDTKLPAFQIALPLIAALGVISLLIIVIIARMLMRTRHQQSVTGASAMLGQLVEVAEYEQGQGKVWLHGELWNAHSKELFKPGDRARIVKVSGLNLEIQAQNSELKEAKEDA
- the topA gene encoding type I DNA topoisomerase; this translates as MGKSLVIVESPAKAKTINKYLGNQFVVKSSIGHIRDLPVSGNAKNKPVDAKARAQEAAKTRKMAPAEKEEYKKLKAKTQLIARMGVDPEHGWKARYEILPGKEKVVKELKKLAEDADTIYLATDLDREGEAIAWHLQQVIGGDESRYKRVIFNEITKNAIQEAFKDPTQLDLDRVNAQHARRYLDRVVGFMVSPLLWAKIARGLSAGRVQSVAVRLVVEREREIRAFIPEEYWEVHADLKPQTDNALRFQVTKQQGKAFRPTSQEQTDAALALLQQASYSVAERQDKPTSSKPGAPFITSTLQQAASTRLGFGVKKTMMMAQRLYEAGYITYMRTDSTNLSADAVSACRDYITDSFGKKYLTEKAISYSAKEGAQEAHEAIRPSDVQVKATQLSGMERDAERLYELIWRQFVACQMPKAEFLSSTITVKASEFELKVKGRILKFDGYLKVMPLNKSDEDVELPDLKVGSNLSLVELLPKQHFTKPPARYSEASLVKELEKRDIGRPSTYAAIISTIQDRGYVSQQNRRFYAEKMGDIVTDRLVENFDHLMDYGFTARMEDSLDEIANGQKNWQQVLDDFYHDFVKRLDDAESSEGGMRPNSPTETDIKCVACGRNMQIRTASTGVFLGCSGYGLEPKERCKETINLTPGDEAVDVEKDEEGESKLLRKKHRCKRCGTAMDSYLLDAERKLHVCGNGPDCPGFEVEFGSYKIKGYEGPVIECDKCGAEMQLKSGRFGKYFGCTSSNCKNTRKLLRNGEAAPPKMDPVPMPELSCESVEDTYVLRDGAAGMFLAASKFPKNRETRAPLVSELIPHRDEIDPKYHFLMSAPIEDPAGNPAIIRFSRKTKEQYVMSEVDKKATGWQAYYVDGKWKEHKATKK